The sequence below is a genomic window from Bombus huntii isolate Logan2020A chromosome 13, iyBomHunt1.1, whole genome shotgun sequence.
AGGGACGCAGACGTGGCGATAGGGCGTCAAAGAGGATCGAATGGCAGTAGGAGCGCTCGTCCTGGCGTCATCGGGACTCCTCCGTCATTAAGCACACCGGTCGGCCGGTGTCTAATTAAGCGGGACGTTAAGTGGGGGCGTTCGATAAAGCCAGGCCGTCCGATAAATTCGATTCGCCGGACAGCCGGTTAATACCTGGTGTATACGGGGGATACCAGGGGCCAAGATAAACCGCGCGTTTTTCAGGAAGGTCTCGTTTCGCGAACAGAGGCGGAGGATGACGGACCGAAGTAAACGGAGTTCTCCTCCGAGGGGAAGACGACGGTGTGTGGATCGTCCTTTCCTGTTCTTCTCTTTCCCCTGGTACGGTTCGTCTCCACCGGAGACGTTGGTTCGTATAGGAGAGCGAAAGAGCGGAGATATGCAAACGTCTTGCCGCGAGACGGTTGAACATAACTCAGACACACGTACGCGAGCGAACGACTCACACATGGCCGTACCACTGAGGACACTATAAACCTCGATACCGGGCGAATAAAATCCCGGATTTACAGTCCTGATACCGAGCGAGACGGTCCTGTCCTGTCCCGGTGCTGTCCTGTTTGTCGCTGTCGCACGGTGTGGGTTGGCTCATCAGTGATGGCCACGTCCCGCAGTATCTTTTCCCTCGGCATCGAGTAGACCGGCCAATCTCGGACTCGTACACGCGCGTGCATTCGACTTACGCACACATTTACCTGGCCGAGAGAGTCGCGCATATGTCCGTACGGAAATCGACGTGTACCTTCGAGACGATCTCGAACTGTGCTAGTAAACGCACACTCGCGTCTCGTCGCACAGGACGTTCATATGGTGCGCTTCCCCAGGCCAGCCCCGTGTGCGTACTGTAGATCGTAGTAGTATGCGTGCCTTTCGCGATACTTAGAGAAACCGCTCCCTCTTATCACCCCTCCCGCGCGTCCCAGCAGAACCTTGTTCGATACCATTTGAGGACCTCCAATAACCTATCCGAGCCATTCCGATAGGAGCTGTCAGCCCGCACCCACACGCTGTGCGCGCGAGGAGCCGCTCAGGGCAGACCGGATAAGCCTGAGCGCAGGTGTGCCGCACAAAATCGTCTGATCGACGTGCCGAGTGCGCTGATCTCGATGACCTTCGCCAAGGGTTTCGATTCGACGACGCCGCGGTACACGAGGCACGCCCCGGATACCATCTCGACGAGCTGCCCCGGTACCACGGTACCACGGTACCACGCTACCCTCGTATCTTCCTGCCTCCTTCCCCTCCCGCGtgcttttctctctttcgcaGCACAGTCCTCTCTCATTCACAGCATTACTAGCCTTTTCCATTATTTAACTGTACCATCGTGAATATCTCGAACCGAGATCGTACGATCGCTATTTGAAGCGTGAATCTTCAACTTCCGTAACTTGGCGGAATACGCGAAACATTCTCGTTGGACGTTTGATCATAGTGTTCGACGCTTTGTTAACTCGTTTGCGTTTTGGGAGTTGCGTGAGTCCCTTAGGTCGGTCTGAGTGATGAATCGGGTATCGTTCGTCGTCtttgtcgtcgtcgtcctcgacGCTGACTGTACTCGCCATCCTCGCTCGACATTAGCCACGAGACTACTCCATCAACCATGCCAGACGATACGACTGTGTCTCCGAAACTTCTCTGGTTGACTCGTCTCCTTCCCTCGGGACGAGAATGATCATTCCTACCTTTCCGCGGTCTCAGACTTTCAGGTGAAATTGGACTAAAACTTCCGCGTGCTTGATCACtcggtatacgatataaacCCGATCACTCAGGATGGAATAACGGAGATTTAACGATGCAAAGTCGTCGGCCGTGATTCACCACGATATCTTCAGTCGATCTGCTGAAAAGAATGTCGATGATCGAGGATGATTTCCATACGCTCCTATTAGCTCTTCTTCTGCAAGATGGAACGGTAAATGAGGTACGGTGACTATCCTCCCTTTCGCCGCGTAAACACGAAGCATTGCAGAATACACGGGCATTAAGCGGAGGAGAGCAGCGCGGATTCTGAGAATGCATATAATTAAGCACGTTGCATCTCGAGAATGTTGTGTACGTGCGTGCGTCCAGCTTTGTATAGTGACTCGTTCGAAAGGCAACGTGTGCTCGTGTGTACCTTATATAGATACACATAAATATATGCCTAGCCATCGTTGGTCCCTCCACCCCTTCGAACCTCTCAGCCCCTGAACTCCTCATCCCTTCAGTCCTCGTCTCTCCCTCGctctatctttctctttctctcttacaACCCTGCCCGACTCTTCCCCCTTTTCTTGCCCCGCGTTCAGCGGTGATCTATGTATCAGCCTGTGCTCGCCGAACCGGGCAACGTGTGTCCGTCCCCCTCGTGTGCTTACTTTATTATCGGGGCTCAAATGAGAATTTATGCAGACATAAACGCTCGTGTCAGCAGCATGCCGCGTAGGTGGGGAGACACACCGTTGAACGGGCATCTGTCACCCTCTATGCTCTCTACCTGGTCTGCCTTCAAGACGGTACCTTGCTTTTTTCGAAGACCATGCGAAATTTCAAGAATCGACCGGGTAAACTAAACGAAAACTCGATCTCTTACTTGCTCGATCATCTGAGCGATCGATCGATAGGTAGACCACGCGAAGCGAACATTTCTCAGCTTACTTTTTTTACTCGATGATACTAAACGTTCGATTTTGCTCATTTGGTTAAGGAGGGCAGTATATATTCGACATAGCGAAGCGTGGGCTACACGATTCCCCTTTAAGCtcataaataaacgaaaccGACAAGAATACGTCGTAGTCGAAActtatgtaaataaataaatatttcgtgaaaaaAATGTGTATTCCCCTGTCCGATGAATCATCGTAAAACTGTCCGCCTGTTCGatgttacatattttattcgagATCTCTCGCGGATCGAAAATAACACGTAATTCTTTtcgattaaaagaaaattctccTGTATCGAATGTTTTAACAAGTTAACCAATGATATATATGAACGACTTTTTAAAGTATTTATACAATTCTCGTATATAAACGTACAACGAATTCAAGATACGCAGATGACAGTTTATTGCGAGTTCGATATTGTCTCGAATGACGTTTCACGCCGTTGGCACGTCCGATATTGCGAACATTTGCGGCGAATCGATCGAGATTTCCTACGCGACAAAgcatttcctttattttcgaaattatacaaaatgtaGTTATTGCTTGTTATTAATTGAAAGAACGggaatatatttattccaGGAAGCTTTGCGCTTCGATATTTCAATATCGACACGATGATGTATTTGAAAAcgcgttttccttttttccgaTTATCCGTTCAATATCAGCGTTGACATAAAATGTATCATCACTGTACGGAACGGAAGGAACGGTACCGCCATCACGCATCCGAAAATTAATCGGCGTGGGCGCAGCCGATAACGAATGGTGTTCCCGCCAAACGGCCAGTATATTTTACTTTGGACTCCAGTGTCTGTTATTTTGTGCGCATTCTAGCTGTCTAGCTGCACGATTTACTCCTGAACTCGATCAGAAATTCTCGACTACCGTGGATGGACAAATACCCACGAATCCATTAAAAAATTGCCATGTCCTAGGGAATTgtcttttaattgaaattgatCTCCCCGACTGCAGCATATTATCCTTCGGTCTTCGTACGTGAGGTACTGGGACATTATAGAGTATCGCTAGTTTCACCATCTGGCATATTTTTTTCTGACGTACCGGCAGATCGGTTTCATTCTTTCCGATCACCAAGTATATACGAAAATACTCGGTTGTATCCGTAAATTTATTCATACACGATACTTACGAAACTCATGTAAATTGCAGATCGATTAATTTCAACTGGAAAAATAACTTGTACGTTTCaccatgtattttttatttccgtCGAGTTCAATTTGCATATAACCTTAAACTTAGAATGCAACGAGCGAGTATGCACATACTTACAGATGCGATTCTCGCGTCGAAAGGTGTGCATCGGTTAATACAAGTATAGGATTCAGcggaaataaattaattagagAATTCTCGGAAGTGAAGTAAACGAGTTTGAGTTAGATACGATCGACTATTCGCAAGGGGtaaaaatcgataaatattcTCCAACGAACAACCGAGCTAATCGAGGTTACATTATGGGTATTGAGCACCACTGCAGACTCGAATCAGTGCAGACGACAGGTGGCGGTAGAATCGAAGGTTCCGCGTCGTTTTCCGCCATCTTTAGTTGACGGATTCGAGGCAAGAAAGGCCAAGAGCTCCGTACGGAGAAGAGATAGGTGGATTGAGCGTCGGGGGCAAACGGGAATTTGGTGGATCGAGCGTACGGTAGTGAGTCATTCGTGTCCTCGTTCGAGCACGATTCACGAAGTCGCCTTCGGTCGATCCTCGCTATACGGTAAGCACAGCATTATTTTATCATTCGCCATTGCATCGACCGATAGGAAAAAAATTGTCATTTCCGTGACGGCGGTGTTTACGCTGGGTGTGTCAAAGtgttcttcctctctctccttttctcgtcccctttctctcttccaTTAATGTATCGTAGTCAGCTCTCTTGTTGCCCCTTCCTTCCGTTTTCGCTTCCCTGCCACTCTCCGCACTCCACTCTCCGCCGCTCGTGGATCCTCGGAAAATGGTGATGCATTGCATTCTCAGAGCCTTTGTTGTGCCGCACGCCCACGCGCGTCCCTCTACCTTTGGAAATCGAGTATCGTTCGCGGCCTCGTGTGCATCTCTAGAGATACGATTTCCTACCGTATTCGATCGAACCACCGCGTCCCCCGCTCGTGTTCCGTTGTAAAAGTGGAAGCTGCGACAACGCTCAGAGGAATCTTTCGATCGTGCCCACATTCCGCGTAGTTGCATCCTCCTTCCATTCTTCGCAATACAGTGCACTGACCCTATGCGCGTCGTGGCGTCTTCAAAACTTTGAACGAGAAGACGAAACTTTCCCCCGTGTGATCGaagacatttttttttcttattagttgTGCGCCGACCGACACAGAGGTGTATTCCagttcgtattatattttCGTATTCCCTTTCACGATATTCACGCCACATTGAGCGCGTTTGAATATCGTGATAACGTCGTGATTACGCGTTAAAGTACTTTATACGTGCTTTAATGTTTCGTTTTCTCTTGTCCCTTTAAACTTATGCTAACTTTATGCGAGCGATGGTTGCGTTATAGATGTATATAGCACGGTTTTCTTCTATTTTAGGTGTGGATAGATTCTCCCGTAGGAGCCATGAGTTATCAAATGTCTTCGAATCAATCCAGACCAAGTGAGTAATCTTTTGTTGACAACCTATGACGTATCGTGTACGTTATGTGGAACATTTGTATCATTTTGTGCAATTAATTTTGTAGTGTCTCACGGGAATTATCAGGGTTTGGGCGATCTACCCATGGGATCTGCCAAAGAACAAACTTTGATGTGGCAGCAAAATTCTTACATGGGTGATTCAGGAATACATTCTGGCACTGTCACCCAAGCGCCATCTTTGTCAGGCAAAGAGGATGACGAGATGGAAGGCGATCAGTTGATGTTTGATTTGGATCAAGGATTTGCACAGGGTTTTACTCAAGATCAAGTCGATGAAATGAATCAACAATTGAATCATACAAGATCTCAGCGTGTTCGCGCAGCTATGTTTCCTGAAACATTGGAGGAGGGTATAGAAATTCCTTCGACGCAGTATGATCCGGCTCAACCTACAGCTGTTCAGAGATTGGCAGAACCCAGTCAAATGTTGAAGCACGCGGTTGTCAATTTGATAAACTATCAGGATGACGCAGATCTCGCAACACGTGCAATACCAGAATTAATAAAGTTGTTAAACGACGAGGACCAAGTTGTTGTGTCTAAAGCAGCGATGGTAGTTCACCAACTTTCCAAGAAGGAAGCATCTCGTCATGCTATTATGAACAGTTCGCAAATGGTAGCTGCTTTAGTTCGTGCCATTTCAAACAGTGATGACCTTGAATCGACCAAAGCAGCAGTCGGCACCTTGCACAATTTGTCTCATCATAGACAAGGTCTGCTGGCTATTTTCAAAAGCGGAGGAATACCAGCTCTTGTGAAGCTTTTGAGTTCTCCAATGGAATCCGTATTGTTTTACGCAATCACGACTCTCCATAATTTACTTTTACATCAGGATGGTTCTAAAATGGCTGTAAGGCTGGCCGGAGGATTACAGAAAATGGTTGCACTACTACAGCGGGATAACGTCAAATTTTTAGCTATAGTAACCGATTGCTTGCAAATTCTTGCATACGGTAATCAAGAGagcaaattaattatattagcTTCTCAAGGACCAATAGAGTTGGTACGCATAATGCGTTCTTACGATTATGAGAAGCTTCTATGGACGACTTCAAGAGCCTTGAAAGTGTTGTCCGTTTGTCTTAGTAATAAACCAGTGATAGTCGAAGCTGGTGGTATGCAAGCTCTTGCTATGCATCTCGGTAATCCAAGCCAGAGACTCGTCCAAAATTGTTTGTGGACGTTACGAAATTTATCGGACGCTGGCACCAAAGTCGATGGATTAGAAGGTTTATTACAGAGTCTTGTACAAGTTCTTAGCTCTACCGACGTAAACGTCGTTACATGTGCCGCTGGTATTTTGTCGAATTTGACTTGCAATAATCAACGTAATAAGGTAACAGTATGCCAAGTGGGAGGTGTCGACGCTCTTGTACGTACAATCATTTACGCGGATAGTCGGGAGGAGATCAGCGAACCAGCGGTATGCGCGCTTCGTCATCTAACGTCACGTCACGTGGAAGCGGAAATGGCACAGAATTCAGTCCGCCTAAATTACGGAATTCAGGTCATAGTAAAACTTTTACACCCGCCTTCACGTTGGCCATTGGTTAAAGCTGTAATAGGATTAATTCGCAATTTGGCGCTTTGTCCCGCGAATCACGGCCCGCTTCGTGACCACGGCGCGATTCATCATCTGGTCAGGCTTCTGATGCGTGCTTTCCCCGAGACACAACGAGTAAGCATCCCTTTCGAAGCGATTCCGtatattcgattatttaagTTAGAACTTGTGTAAAAAAGATCGATTCCACTTTAGCAACAACGTTCATCCGTGGCAAGTACTGGAAGTCAGCAAACATCAGGCGCGTACGCGGATGGCGGTGTTCGAATGGAGGAAATAGTGGAAGGTACTGTGGGAGCGCTTCATATCCTCGCGAGGGAATCACACAACAGGGTCATTATCAGATCTCAGAACGTAATTCCGATCTTCGTACaggtaattttaatatacattttcCTCGAAACTTGGTTTAACTTTAGTTTGCTCGATGTTAATAATTTGCTCTAATGCGCTTGTATCTTGATTTTAGTTGCTATTTAACGagattgaaaatattcaaCGCGTCGCAGCTGGCGTACTTTGCGAACTTGCCGCGGACAAAGAAGGTGCCGAAATGATCGAACAAGAAGGTGCTACTGCTCCTTTGACGGAGTTGCTTCACTCTAGAAACGAAGGTGTCGCGACTTATGCGGCAGCTGTGTTGTTCCGCATGAGCGAAGATAAACCACAAGAATATAAGAAACGACTCTCCATGGAACTCACCAACTCTTTGTTACGCGAGGATACAAATCTTTGGAATAACGCTGACTTTGGGATGGGTCCAGATCTACAGGTATCGTAATCCATACATAATACCGATGCATGCTTCGCTTATGCCGTGGTtaaatttattcgtttataaACACCTTGTAACATAGCCCcgattgttttttttttttttttttttttgtttgttttctagCGGCATGTGCTGCTGCGATAAAATTTTAGTATATGCTATACCGTGCTAGCTTTCGAATAGATTCTAGGAATAAACGCGTAAGCCGATTTTTATAAGACAGATTGTCATCGGTTCGTATGCTAATTTATTCAAGCATCAGATTTCCCTTTCACACTTGGTTACATCGTGTTAAGTAAATTAAGCCACGAGGGCATAATAACGATACAGCAATTTTATCTGACTAGTAACAGGTACTCGCATACGTAATCGTCCCCTTCATGTAAGTTTAGCAATATATAATTAGATAGTGTTTGCAAAACTGAATGTCGTTATCCATTATTCCAGTTCGCACAACTTAGGtgacaattatgaaaattaaatcgatTAGAGAGTAAAAACTTCAAACTTTGAACCCACGTATCATAAAATTGGCGAAAAACTTTCGAGTATCACCCATAATATTTGGACAAATTCTACGTATGTATTCACTATAACTCTCGTTGAAATCGATGCTTTAACCTTTCACGCTATTCCATATTCGCTGAAAAGTTTCAAATGAAATATGCCTAATGGAGCAATGGAACCTGTAATAAATGTACAGCGATGATTTTATTATGATATATCCTTAGATTGCAACATTACGTTATGCATGAGAATGCGTTTCATCATCATTCGTGTTTCATCCCCCACCATAATAGGTTGAATAACATAAAGCCATCCGCGATTACTTTTTCAAACGCTATAAACGCGTCACACGTTTACTCATGTTCCACGTATTTTGTAATGCCTTTAAACGATGTTTTCGTACGCGGAGTTGTCGGTGATACTGCGACACGAGTATCTTGACGTATTACCCTCGCCGGCTGTTAAAGACACGCCTGTAAAGGAAGATACGTTTTGTGTTGATCTGAGCTACCTAATCTCTTCAGGACATGCTTGGCCCTGATCAAGGCTATGACGGTATGTATGGACAAGGACCTCCTAGTGTACACAGCAGCCACGGAGGTCGAGGGTATCAACCGCAAGGTAAGTTACGAGCCTTATCCTTTTTATCCGATTAATTGCTTTCGGACGATCGACACGGTCGATCGGTCGTAGATGAATTTACAAGTGAATTTTTACGGTGTTCCTTCCCCACGGTATTAACGGTGCGATCTTCGAAACTTTTGATACGCCTTGTAACGAATGTAACCCAAGAATCACTCGCTATCAAGACCTCTTTCAAACGAAATGTGTTCCCTTCGTTTCTGCATCAGAAAATCACTGGTAATGCGAATTCCTGTGCTCGTGTTCGTTTCCTCCCCCTATTTGTGCGATATACGAAATGAACAATTTGGTAACACCTTCGTTtctaaaaaaaaggaaaaagaaaaaaaaaacaaccGATGATGAGAAGAAAGCATTGCATTTAATTCTATGTTATTTTAACAGCAGCTTAACCCACGGacttatattaaaatacaggCTATCAACAGTATCTCGCAGTAACATAGGTGATACTCAGCTCTTACGTACTGTTCTGTTATCTGCTTTAGTGACTAATCGCTAAATGTCTTCTTTCACACGCTTTTCATAGTTTATACATTGTATCTTATATATCCTGGCCATACGATACACGTTTTATTGAATTTGGTAAATATTACACATAATGCACGTTTTGTGAatgtttcaatttctttttcatttttgtttcttatCAAGAGTACGACGGATTCATACGTAGCGtgtctatttatttatttttttatctatttatacaATGTTGTGCatgatatatttgtatttttatcatCTTTCCTCTAAGTGAACGTACTTTATGGTGGAAAGAAGCATAGATAAGTATTCGTAAGTAATTAGATAAGATACGTTTGTCAGAAATGTGCTGTCGCGGAAACGAGTATTGCGAAGAAAGTTTGTTATCAAGTATTATCCGTTTATACGCGCGAATTCAAACTTTGGCTTTCTATTTGTCCCTTTTCATTTACCTTCAATCGAATGCATCTCGTGGCTATCATTCTACTCGTTATTTGTCTCGAATTTAGTTGATTTCACGCAGTA
It includes:
- the LOC126872404 gene encoding armadillo segment polarity protein isoform X2 → MSYQMSSNQSRPMSHGNYQGLGDLPMGSAKEQTLMWQQNSYMGDSGIHSGTVTQAPSLSGKEDDEMEGDQLMFDLDQGFAQGFTQDQVDEMNQQLNHTRSQRVRAAMFPETLEEGIEIPSTQYDPAQPTAVQRLAEPSQMLKHAVVNLINYQDDADLATRAIPELIKLLNDEDQVVVSKAAMVVHQLSKKEASRHAIMNSSQMVAALVRAISNSDDLESTKAAVGTLHNLSHHRQGLLAIFKSGGIPALVKLLSSPMESVLFYAITTLHNLLLHQDGSKMAVRLAGGLQKMVALLQRDNVKFLAIVTDCLQILAYGNQESKLIILASQGPIELVRIMRSYDYEKLLWTTSRALKVLSVCLSNKPVIVEAGGMQALAMHLGNPSQRLVQNCLWTLRNLSDAGTKVDGLEGLLQSLVQVLSSTDVNVVTCAAGILSNLTCNNQRNKVTVCQVGGVDALVRTIIYADSREEISEPAVCALRHLTSRHVEAEMAQNSVRLNYGIQVIVKLLHPPSRWPLVKAVIGLIRNLALCPANHGPLRDHGAIHHLVRLLMRAFPETQRQQRSSVASTGSQQTSGAYADGGVRMEEIVEGTVGALHILARESHNRVIIRSQNVIPIFVQLLFNEIENIQRVAAGVLCELAADKEGAEMIEQEGATAPLTELLHSRNEGVATYAAAVLFRMSEDKPQEYKKRLSMELTNSLLREDTNLWNNADFGMGPDLQDMLGPDQGYDGMYGQGPPSVHSSHGGRGYQPQGYDQIPVDSMQGLEIGGGSTYGAMDTMDVAHEGDLSFDHLGELPAPPQDNNQVAAWYDTDL
- the LOC126872404 gene encoding armadillo segment polarity protein isoform X3 is translated as MVWIDSPVGAMSYQMSSNQSRPMSHGNYQGLGDLPMGSAKEQTLMWQQNSYMGDSGIHSGTVTQAPSLSGKEDDEMEGDQLMFDLDQGFAQGFTQDQVDEMNQQLNHTRSQRVRAAMFPETLEEGIEIPSTQYDPAQPTAVQRLAEPSQMLKHAVVNLINYQDDADLATRAIPELIKLLNDEDQVVVSKAAMVVHQLSKKEASRHAIMNSSQMVAALVRAISNSDDLESTKAAVGTLHNLSHHRQGLLAIFKSGGIPALVKLLSSPMESVLFYAITTLHNLLLHQDGSKMAVRLAGGLQKMVALLQRDNVKFLAIVTDCLQILAYGNQESKLIILASQGPIELVRIMRSYDYEKLLWTTSRALKVLSVCLSNKPVIVEAGGMQALAMHLGNPSQRLVQNCLWTLRNLSDAGTKVDGLEGLLQSLVQVLSSTDVNVVTCAAGILSNLTCNNQRNKVTVCQVGGVDALVRTIIYADSREEISEPAVCALRHLTSRHVEAEMAQNSVRLNYGIQVIVKLLHPPSRWPLVKAVIGLIRNLALCPANHGPLRDHGAIHHLVRLLMRAFPETQRQQRSSVASTGSQQTSGAYADGGVRMEEIVEGTVGALHILARESHNRVIIRSQNVIPIFVQLLFNEIENIQRVAAGVLCELAADKEGAEMIEQEGATAPLTELLHSRNEGVATYAAAVLFRMSEDKPQEYKKRLSMELTNSLLREDTNLWNNADFGMGPDLQVMTRYQ
- the LOC126872404 gene encoding armadillo segment polarity protein isoform X1; its protein translation is MVWIDSPVGAMSYQMSSNQSRPMSHGNYQGLGDLPMGSAKEQTLMWQQNSYMGDSGIHSGTVTQAPSLSGKEDDEMEGDQLMFDLDQGFAQGFTQDQVDEMNQQLNHTRSQRVRAAMFPETLEEGIEIPSTQYDPAQPTAVQRLAEPSQMLKHAVVNLINYQDDADLATRAIPELIKLLNDEDQVVVSKAAMVVHQLSKKEASRHAIMNSSQMVAALVRAISNSDDLESTKAAVGTLHNLSHHRQGLLAIFKSGGIPALVKLLSSPMESVLFYAITTLHNLLLHQDGSKMAVRLAGGLQKMVALLQRDNVKFLAIVTDCLQILAYGNQESKLIILASQGPIELVRIMRSYDYEKLLWTTSRALKVLSVCLSNKPVIVEAGGMQALAMHLGNPSQRLVQNCLWTLRNLSDAGTKVDGLEGLLQSLVQVLSSTDVNVVTCAAGILSNLTCNNQRNKVTVCQVGGVDALVRTIIYADSREEISEPAVCALRHLTSRHVEAEMAQNSVRLNYGIQVIVKLLHPPSRWPLVKAVIGLIRNLALCPANHGPLRDHGAIHHLVRLLMRAFPETQRQQRSSVASTGSQQTSGAYADGGVRMEEIVEGTVGALHILARESHNRVIIRSQNVIPIFVQLLFNEIENIQRVAAGVLCELAADKEGAEMIEQEGATAPLTELLHSRNEGVATYAAAVLFRMSEDKPQEYKKRLSMELTNSLLREDTNLWNNADFGMGPDLQDMLGPDQGYDGMYGQGPPSVHSSHGGRGYQPQGYDQIPVDSMQGLEIGGGSTYGAMDTMDVAHEGDLSFDHLGELPAPPQDNNQVAAWYDTDL